The following are from one region of the Cetobacterium somerae genome:
- the celB gene encoding PTS cellobiose transporter subunit IIC, with protein sequence MSNFMNLIEEKLMPVAAKVGQNRYLNAIKDGFVYTMPFLIIGSFILLMVNLPFTDPNNVLYMEWYANLMGAFKGDLVQPFYVSMGIMSLFVSYGIGMSLSNSYGLNGTTGGFLSMYAFLLVSAKLDWLPVGQAEGAGALFLIPDGGWMPIMDARYLDAKGLFTAILGAIIAIEIFRLLVQKKFVIKLPDSVPPAIAKSFELLIPIVFVTIIFHAMNIFAMKSLNIMVPEIILKAFAPLLNMSDSLISVIFIIIITHLLWFAGLHGTNIVIAIINSITLSNLAANQAALQAGEALPKIFAGGFLDAYVYIGGAGATLGLALAMSVSKNAHIKSIGKLSVIPAVFNINEPIMFGAPIVMNPLLFIPFVGIPVLNACIAWFATKFDLVGKIITLVPWTTPGPIGALLATNFSITAFILSCGLVAVSFFLYIPFLRVYEKSLNETEAA encoded by the coding sequence ATGAGTAACTTTATGAATCTTATTGAAGAAAAACTTATGCCTGTTGCTGCCAAAGTTGGACAAAACAGATATTTAAATGCAATCAAAGACGGTTTCGTTTACACAATGCCGTTCTTAATTATTGGTTCATTTATCCTTTTAATGGTAAACCTACCATTTACTGATCCTAATAACGTACTTTATATGGAATGGTACGCTAATTTAATGGGAGCTTTTAAAGGAGATTTAGTACAGCCTTTCTATGTAAGTATGGGAATTATGTCTTTATTCGTTTCTTATGGAATTGGAATGTCTTTATCTAATAGCTATGGTCTTAATGGTACAACTGGTGGATTCTTATCAATGTATGCATTTTTACTAGTTTCAGCTAAATTAGATTGGTTACCTGTTGGTCAAGCAGAGGGTGCTGGAGCTCTATTCCTTATACCTGACGGTGGATGGATGCCAATTATGGACGCTAGATATCTTGACGCTAAAGGACTATTTACAGCTATCCTAGGAGCAATAATAGCTATTGAAATATTCAGACTATTAGTACAAAAGAAGTTTGTTATTAAATTACCTGATTCTGTACCACCTGCAATAGCTAAATCTTTTGAGTTATTAATCCCAATCGTATTTGTTACAATTATCTTCCACGCAATGAACATATTTGCAATGAAGAGTTTAAACATCATGGTTCCTGAGATTATCTTAAAAGCTTTTGCACCATTATTAAATATGTCTGATTCATTAATCTCTGTAATCTTCATCATCATAATCACTCACCTTTTATGGTTTGCTGGATTACACGGAACAAATATCGTTATAGCTATTATTAACTCTATAACTCTATCTAACCTTGCTGCTAACCAAGCTGCTCTTCAAGCTGGTGAAGCTTTACCTAAGATATTTGCAGGAGGATTCCTTGATGCTTATGTTTATATCGGTGGAGCTGGAGCTACTTTAGGACTTGCACTTGCTATGTCTGTAAGTAAGAATGCACATATTAAATCAATTGGAAAACTTTCAGTTATTCCAGCAGTATTCAATATCAACGAACCAATAATGTTTGGAGCACCTATTGTAATGAACCCATTATTATTCATTCCATTCGTTGGAATCCCAGTATTAAATGCTTGTATAGCATGGTTTGCTACAAAGTTTGACTTAGTAGGAAAAATTATAACTCTTGTTCCTTGGACAACTCCAGGACCAATCGGAGCATTACTTGCTACTAACTTCAGTATTACTGCGTTTATCCTAAGTTGTGGATTAGTTGCTGTTTCATTCTTCTTATACATTCCTTTCTTAAGAGTATATGAGAAGTCTTTAAATGAAACTGAAGCTGCTTAA
- a CDS encoding PTS lactose/cellobiose transporter subunit IIA, whose protein sequence is MVDFTEEELEEIIFSIVAYAGEAKGCAHQALAFAEEGKFEEAEECMKECDAAVLKAHHVQTDMIQKEAGGQKIPLSIVFVHAQDHLMTALSERELIKKMIKLNKRLFALESK, encoded by the coding sequence ATGGTAGACTTTACAGAAGAGGAATTAGAGGAGATAATATTTTCAATAGTTGCATATGCAGGAGAGGCAAAAGGATGTGCTCATCAAGCGCTAGCATTTGCAGAAGAGGGTAAATTTGAAGAAGCTGAAGAGTGTATGAAAGAATGTGACGCAGCAGTTTTAAAAGCTCACCACGTTCAAACAGATATGATTCAAAAAGAAGCGGGAGGACAAAAGATACCTTTATCAATAGTTTTCGTTCATGCTCAAGATCACTTAATGACAGCGTTATCTGAGAGAGAGTTAATTAAGAAAATGATTAAATTAAATAAAAGATTATTTGCTTTAGAGAGCAAGTAA
- a CDS encoding replication initiation protein, with protein sequence MRKMAFDFSKNDIFIDTDKKLNKKERDFLEVIRERYKGKNEKYIIFTEKELKSIVKERGLIEDFLDKFSKRRIHLKLIEKDEEIFFSSFPIFDFYMRNREEYRLYISRSLKSLKESGIFDDIDLMLILLFKDKKSFQLYLAMIKNRNQGGFLISRDQLKELLGVGQENYERFYDFEKTILKPALEDINQLTKYNIEYKKIKNSDGFTSKIMEIEFTFNHKLSPILAEEIDRLLLPLRDRVDSISTVSKVIEEALLKEGVEFVRNNLYHLDKGISGSLDEAICLALKENQNIDHQEKYILVSKTVDVFSNRFIFESRLYKELLKCKFYYNYNFLKALRNLKVGETLEYKDERHKINILYLDKGRESSIEIYKTVEDATGEKK encoded by the coding sequence ATGAGAAAAATGGCTTTTGATTTTTCTAAAAATGATATTTTTATAGATACAGATAAGAAATTAAACAAAAAAGAAAGAGATTTTTTAGAGGTAATCAGAGAGAGATACAAAGGAAAAAACGAAAAGTATATAATTTTTACAGAAAAAGAGTTAAAATCAATAGTAAAAGAAAGAGGATTAATAGAAGATTTTTTAGATAAATTTTCCAAAAGAAGGATTCATTTAAAATTAATAGAAAAAGATGAAGAAATATTTTTTTCATCATTTCCTATATTTGATTTTTATATGAGAAATAGAGAAGAATATAGATTATACATCTCTAGATCCTTAAAATCTTTAAAAGAAAGTGGAATTTTTGATGACATAGATTTAATGTTAATTCTTTTATTTAAAGATAAAAAAAGTTTTCAACTATATTTAGCTATGATAAAAAATAGAAATCAAGGTGGATTTTTAATAAGTAGAGATCAATTAAAAGAACTTTTAGGTGTAGGGCAAGAGAATTATGAGAGATTTTATGATTTTGAAAAAACAATTTTGAAACCAGCATTAGAAGATATAAATCAATTAACAAAATATAATATAGAATATAAAAAAATAAAAAATAGTGACGGATTTACAAGTAAAATTATGGAGATAGAGTTTACATTTAATCATAAACTTTCTCCAATATTAGCTGAAGAGATTGATAGATTATTACTTCCACTTAGAGATAGAGTTGACTCAATCTCAACTGTAAGTAAAGTGATAGAAGAAGCTCTTTTAAAAGAGGGAGTAGAATTTGTTAGAAATAACTTATATCATTTAGATAAAGGAATCTCAGGTTCTTTAGATGAAGCTATTTGTTTGGCTTTAAAAGAAAACCAAAATATAGATCATCAAGAAAAATATATTTTAGTAAGTAAAACGGTAGATGTATTTTCTAATAGATTTATTTTTGAATCAAGACTCTATAAAGAGCTTTTAAAGTGTAAATTTTATTATAATTATAACTTCTTAAAAGCTTTAAGAAATTTAAAAGTTGGAGAGACGTTAGAATACAAAGATGAAAGACACAAAATAAATATTCTTTATTTAGATAAAGGAAGAGAAAGTAGTATAGAGATCTATAAAACAGTAGAAGATGCTACAGGAGAAAAAAAATAA
- a CDS encoding FomA family porin-like outer membrane protein — protein MKKLALFLGSLLVVGTAVQAKEVVVAPVEVSKEIIVVAEPVVEEVVAPVFRPTGYIGVEYRAYGKTEGHGDRVAPGFGTDPGVAQDEWNRGSNKYSRLETTFGVQATENFSLEGRIRDFNNLENGDSNDNYSAQDGTETRLRAYYKHNDWFTSRVQYKDEEDNSQNLEYQARFITYKNEGGLLSSLILAPKVYHSFPKDGGSNYMNTIGMDIEYAGNLPLGFTWDGTIYLDQNFYGQDFHTNANLTDNKDKDFTATWEIYLRRNFALYTTDAYAIDFNFEGGYDPYVFGQYDKYTKDSNGETTKSPKTTYSLYTLLTLDATYKITENVAVNAGVGAEYRNWDNIDQSSASHWRWQPLAYAGMKVTF, from the coding sequence ATGAAAAAATTAGCACTTTTTTTAGGATCTTTACTTGTTGTAGGAACTGCAGTTCAAGCTAAAGAGGTTGTTGTAGCTCCAGTTGAAGTATCGAAAGAGATTATTGTTGTAGCTGAGCCTGTAGTTGAAGAGGTTGTAGCACCTGTATTTAGACCAACAGGTTATATTGGAGTAGAGTATAGAGCATATGGAAAGACTGAAGGACATGGAGATAGAGTAGCTCCAGGATTTGGAACAGATCCAGGTGTGGCTCAAGATGAGTGGAATAGAGGTTCAAATAAATATTCAAGACTTGAGACAACTTTTGGTGTTCAAGCAACTGAAAATTTCTCGCTAGAAGGAAGAATTAGAGATTTTAACAATTTAGAAAATGGTGATTCAAATGATAATTATAGTGCACAGGATGGAACTGAAACAAGATTAAGAGCTTACTATAAGCATAACGATTGGTTTACTTCAAGAGTACAGTATAAAGATGAAGAAGACAATTCTCAAAATTTAGAGTACCAGGCAAGATTTATAACATACAAAAATGAAGGTGGATTATTAAGTAGCTTAATCCTAGCTCCAAAAGTATATCATTCATTCCCAAAAGATGGTGGGTCTAACTATATGAATACTATCGGTATGGATATCGAGTATGCAGGTAACTTACCATTAGGATTTACTTGGGATGGTACAATTTATTTAGATCAAAACTTCTATGGACAAGATTTCCATACAAATGCTAACTTAACAGATAATAAAGATAAAGATTTTACTGCAACATGGGAAATCTACTTACGTAGAAACTTTGCATTATATACAACTGATGCATATGCGATAGACTTCAATTTTGAAGGTGGATATGATCCATACGTATTTGGACAATATGATAAATATACTAAAGATAGTAATGGTGAAACTACTAAATCACCTAAGACAACTTATAGCTTATATACACTATTAACTTTAGATGCAACATATAAAATTACAGAAAATGTAGCTGTAAATGCTGGAGTAGGAGCAGAGTATAGAAACTGGGATAATATAGATCAAAGTTCAGCTTCTCACTGGAGATGGCAACCACTAGCATATGCTGGAATGAAAGTAACATTCTAA
- a CDS encoding DUF871 domain-containing protein, with protein MKQLGISIYPFHATLEENKKYIELAAKYGYKRVFTCLLSVDGDKEVILKEFKDTIEHANSFGMEVMVDVAPSIFSKLNISYEDLSFFKEIGATGVRLDLGFSGNEESIMTFNEYGLLVEINMSQDTNYVNTIMDFMPNKEKLVGCHNFYPHRYTGLSREHFRSCNKRFKGFALTTAAFVTSQTGTFGPWPVNDGLCTLEEHRDLPIEVQGRELFNEGIDVVIISNCFPTEEELKRLADVNKEMLELECEVYEGVGAVEKDIIEKELHYQRGDVGEYVVRSTQSRVKYKGTHFELFNPVDIKKGDVLIESSLYGQYAGELHIARKDMKNSGKTSVVGKIDPNYMGLLDSIKPWQKFKIKIKK; from the coding sequence ATGAAACAATTAGGAATATCTATATATCCATTTCATGCTACATTAGAAGAAAATAAAAAGTATATTGAATTAGCAGCAAAGTATGGTTATAAAAGAGTTTTCACTTGCTTATTATCAGTTGATGGGGATAAAGAAGTTATACTAAAAGAGTTTAAAGATACAATTGAACATGCAAATAGCTTTGGAATGGAAGTTATGGTAGATGTAGCACCATCTATATTTAGTAAATTAAATATAAGTTATGAAGATCTTTCTTTCTTTAAAGAGATAGGAGCTACAGGAGTAAGATTGGATTTAGGTTTTTCTGGAAATGAAGAGAGTATAATGACATTCAATGAATATGGATTATTAGTTGAGATAAATATGAGTCAAGATACAAATTATGTAAATACAATAATGGATTTTATGCCAAATAAAGAGAAGCTAGTAGGATGTCATAATTTCTATCCACATAGATATACAGGACTTTCAAGAGAACACTTCAGAAGTTGCAATAAGAGATTTAAAGGATTTGCTTTAACAACAGCAGCCTTTGTAACATCACAAACAGGAACGTTTGGTCCATGGCCAGTAAATGATGGTCTTTGTACGTTAGAAGAGCATAGAGATCTTCCAATAGAAGTTCAAGGAAGAGAGTTATTTAATGAAGGAATAGATGTTGTAATTATATCAAACTGTTTTCCAACAGAAGAAGAACTTAAGAGATTAGCAGATGTAAATAAAGAGATGTTAGAGCTTGAGTGTGAGGTTTATGAGGGTGTAGGGGCAGTTGAAAAAGATATAATTGAAAAAGAACTACATTATCAAAGAGGAGATGTAGGAGAATATGTTGTTAGATCAACACAATCAAGAGTAAAGTATAAAGGAACTCATTTTGAGTTATTTAATCCAGTTGATATTAAAAAAGGAGATGTATTAATCGAGTCATCACTTTATGGACAATACGCTGGAGAGTTACATATAGCAAGAAAAGATATGAAAAACTCGGGGAAAACAAGTGTAGTTGGAAAAATAGATCCAAATTACATGGGATTATTAGATAGTATTAAACCTTGGCAAAAATTCAAGATTAAAATAAAAAAGTAA
- a CDS encoding Dps family protein — MENKDLVFQMNKFVGDLHVFKTKVHNFHWNLTGEHFFVIHPMLDGIMGEIDAQIDSVAERILMIGHRPFGSLEIYLKHTVLAEAETKAYPAKEAVKLMLEDFKLLLAEANIIMGIAEKEDDQETLTLITDIAALYQKHIWMFGAWLA, encoded by the coding sequence ATGGAAAATAAAGATCTAGTATTTCAAATGAACAAATTTGTAGGAGATTTACATGTATTTAAAACTAAAGTACACAACTTCCACTGGAATTTAACTGGAGAGCACTTCTTCGTTATTCATCCAATGCTTGATGGTATAATGGGTGAAATTGATGCACAAATCGATTCTGTTGCTGAAAGAATTTTAATGATAGGACACAGACCTTTTGGATCTTTAGAAATCTATTTAAAACATACTGTTTTAGCTGAAGCTGAAACTAAAGCATATCCAGCTAAAGAAGCTGTTAAATTAATGTTAGAAGATTTTAAACTTCTTTTAGCTGAAGCTAACATTATAATGGGAATCGCTGAAAAAGAAGATGACCAAGAAACTCTTACTTTAATAACTGATATAGCTGCTTTATATCAAAAACATATTTGGATGTTTGGTGCTTGGTTAGCATAA
- a CDS encoding ROK family transcriptional regulator codes for MDFKSQNKNITNLLKFINQCGGSNKLEIAENIMVSPAALTKISKKLLGDNVLVEKKYIDENNRKKNLLLINYERFCSIGVLIEENFTKVILTNLKNDVLGELKFENNYNGDFDEYLKALLEFIEKLAKENKVLPEKILGVGVVVTNEFIVKKSLDLFKEDRFLTLKKSIMDKFSGYVFVETEIRAEALYEAFLAPEYKDFFLVKYGEKRGSAIIIDNKLVNPAISHYRSMGTRHFIVEPNSDIYCEICKKKGCFDTMVSPKNIFEEILKENNYSNRIVEMYKNMSFEEFIKRAESGEITECKALRKVARYIAILMINHNNLLPLDTFLLSGRVFKSSLFLNYLKMYLQEFQLGEVHEKLIVLDKHVFREELVASFLPINYIFYNYHFQDNLEE; via the coding sequence ATGGATTTTAAAAGTCAAAATAAAAACATTACAAATTTATTGAAATTTATTAATCAATGTGGTGGGTCTAATAAATTGGAAATAGCTGAAAACATAATGGTTTCACCAGCTGCGTTAACAAAAATTTCTAAAAAATTACTTGGGGATAATGTATTAGTTGAAAAAAAGTATATAGATGAAAATAATAGAAAAAAAAATCTTTTACTAATAAATTATGAAAGATTTTGTTCAATAGGTGTACTAATCGAAGAAAATTTTACAAAGGTTATTTTAACAAATTTAAAAAATGATGTTTTGGGTGAATTAAAATTTGAAAATAACTATAATGGTGATTTTGACGAGTATTTAAAAGCTTTGCTTGAATTTATTGAAAAACTTGCAAAAGAAAATAAAGTTTTACCTGAGAAAATATTAGGTGTTGGTGTTGTGGTAACTAATGAGTTTATTGTAAAAAAATCACTAGATTTATTTAAAGAGGATAGATTTTTAACTTTAAAAAAATCTATCATGGATAAATTTTCAGGATATGTATTTGTAGAAACTGAAATTAGAGCAGAAGCTTTATATGAAGCTTTTTTAGCTCCAGAATATAAAGATTTTTTCTTGGTCAAGTATGGAGAAAAAAGAGGAAGTGCTATTATTATAGATAATAAGCTTGTAAATCCAGCTATTTCTCATTATAGATCAATGGGAACTAGACATTTTATAGTAGAGCCTAACTCAGATATATATTGTGAAATTTGTAAGAAAAAAGGATGCTTTGATACAATGGTTTCTCCTAAAAATATATTTGAAGAAATTTTAAAGGAAAATAATTATTCAAATCGTATAGTAGAAATGTATAAAAATATGAGTTTTGAAGAGTTTATAAAAAGGGCAGAAAGCGGAGAGATAACAGAGTGTAAAGCACTTAGAAAAGTAGCAAGATATATTGCAATTCTTATGATTAATCACAATAATTTATTACCTTTAGATACTTTTTTACTTTCTGGAAGAGTATTTAAAAGTTCGCTTTTCCTAAATTATTTAAAAATGTATTTACAAGAGTTTCAACTAGGAGAGGTTCATGAAAAACTTATAGTTTTAGATAAACATGTATTTAGAGAAGAGCTAGTAGCTTCATTCTTACCAATAAACTATATTTTTTATAATTATCACTTTCAAGATAATTTAGAAGAATAA
- the ligA gene encoding NAD-dependent DNA ligase LigA, producing MLKLFDLVEESEPKKRIDELRKEIERYNYYYYTKNESIISDFEFDKLLKELEKLEKEYPEFKEDISPTKHVGAIDLKETKFKKVIHKKPMLSLSNSYNIEDVVAFTERIEKNLEYKHEKLEYVLELKLDGASISITYEKGQLVRAVTRGDGIEGEDVTENILAINTIPNYLKEDVDLEVRGEIVLPLSQFEKLNEERLKNGEEIFANPRNAASGTLRQLDSEIVKERGLDAYFYYVVEPLKYGFKTHRESLDYLDKVGIKTTGVAEVIDDLTIMEKRIAYWEIEREKLDFETDGLVIKLDNIDLWDEVGYTTKSPRWAIAYKFPAKQVTTKLLGITWQVGRTGKVTPVAELEEVELSGSRVKRASLHNMDEILRKDIRVGDRVFIEKAAEIIPQVVSSIKEVRTGEEKEVVPPTNCPVCESVLEKEDGLVDLKCVNPNCPAIIQGSIEYFVSRDGMNISGFGSRIVERMLELNYIKDITDIYNLGERKEELIQLDKMGEKSVEKLLASIEKSKERPYSKTLYALGIPFVGKFLGNVLAKKSKNIDRLSQMSKEELLEIDGVGDKVAESVYNFFRDEKSMIIVKKLKDYGINFGKSDEDVEEKIIENGKFSGKTFLFTGKLQRFKREEIKDLIESLGGTNLSSVSKKLDYLIVGEDAGSKLTKAKEIGTINILTEDEFIELTK from the coding sequence ATGCTAAAACTTTTTGATTTAGTTGAAGAGAGTGAGCCGAAAAAAAGAATAGATGAATTAAGAAAAGAGATAGAGCGTTATAACTATTATTATTATACTAAAAATGAATCTATAATCTCAGATTTTGAATTTGATAAACTTTTAAAAGAGTTAGAAAAATTAGAAAAAGAATACCCAGAATTTAAAGAGGATATATCTCCAACAAAACATGTGGGAGCCATTGATTTAAAAGAAACTAAGTTTAAAAAAGTTATTCATAAAAAGCCTATGTTAAGCTTAAGTAACTCATATAATATCGAGGATGTAGTTGCTTTTACAGAGAGAATAGAAAAAAATCTTGAGTATAAGCATGAAAAATTAGAATATGTTCTTGAGTTAAAGTTAGATGGAGCTAGTATAAGTATAACTTACGAAAAAGGTCAACTTGTAAGAGCAGTAACAAGAGGCGATGGAATAGAGGGAGAGGATGTTACAGAAAATATCTTAGCTATTAATACAATTCCTAATTACTTAAAAGAGGATGTTGATTTAGAGGTTAGAGGAGAGATTGTACTTCCTTTAAGTCAATTTGAAAAATTAAATGAAGAAAGATTAAAAAATGGTGAAGAGATATTTGCTAACCCAAGAAATGCAGCTAGTGGTACTTTAAGACAGCTAGATTCAGAAATAGTTAAAGAAAGAGGATTAGATGCTTATTTCTATTATGTAGTGGAACCTTTAAAATATGGTTTTAAAACTCATAGAGAGAGTTTAGATTATTTAGACAAAGTAGGAATAAAAACAACTGGAGTAGCTGAGGTTATTGATGACTTAACTATTATGGAAAAAAGAATAGCTTATTGGGAGATTGAAAGAGAGAAGCTAGACTTTGAAACAGACGGGTTAGTGATAAAGTTGGATAATATAGATTTATGGGATGAAGTTGGATATACAACAAAAAGTCCAAGATGGGCAATAGCTTACAAATTTCCAGCAAAGCAGGTAACAACTAAACTTTTGGGTATAACTTGGCAAGTTGGAAGAACTGGAAAAGTTACTCCTGTAGCAGAGTTAGAAGAGGTTGAACTATCTGGAAGCAGAGTTAAAAGAGCTAGTTTACATAATATGGATGAGATTTTAAGAAAAGATATTAGAGTTGGAGATAGAGTATTCATAGAAAAAGCAGCTGAAATTATTCCACAAGTTGTAAGTTCTATAAAAGAGGTTAGAACAGGAGAGGAAAAAGAAGTTGTTCCTCCAACAAACTGCCCAGTGTGCGAATCAGTTTTAGAAAAAGAAGATGGGTTAGTTGATTTAAAGTGTGTAAATCCTAACTGTCCAGCAATTATTCAAGGAAGTATTGAGTATTTTGTTTCTCGTGATGGAATGAATATAAGTGGATTTGGAAGTAGAATTGTAGAAAGAATGCTAGAGTTAAATTATATAAAAGATATCACCGATATATATAATTTAGGAGAACGTAAAGAAGAACTTATACAATTGGATAAGATGGGAGAAAAAAGTGTAGAGAAACTTTTAGCTTCAATAGAAAAAAGTAAAGAGAGACCGTATTCTAAAACACTATATGCTTTAGGAATACCTTTTGTTGGAAAATTTTTAGGAAATGTTTTGGCAAAGAAAAGTAAAAATATAGATAGATTATCTCAAATGTCTAAAGAGGAACTTTTAGAGATTGATGGTGTTGGTGATAAAGTTGCTGAGTCTGTTTATAACTTTTTTAGAGATGAAAAATCAATGATAATTGTAAAAAAGTTAAAGGATTATGGAATAAATTTTGGAAAATCAGATGAAGATGTTGAAGAGAAAATTATAGAAAATGGCAAATTTTCAGGAAAGACCTTCCTATTTACAGGAAAATTACAAAGATTTAAAAGAGAAGAGATTAAAGATTTAATAGAATCTCTAGGTGGAACAAATTTATCATCAGTAAGTAAAAAGCTTGATTATTTAATTGTTGGAGAAGATGCAGGTAGTAAATTAACAAAGGCAAAAGAGATTGGAACAATAAATATTTTAACAGAAGATGAATTTATAGAGTTAACAAAGTAA
- a CDS encoding glycerol dehydrogenase, which translates to MENIILSPSKYIQGANSLSNIAKYAKKNAFIIADNFVMSITEDIIKESFKKENLTATFELFNGECSKNEINRLKEILKEKKSEIIIGVGGGKTLDTAKALAYYSNLPVIIVPTIASTDAPCSALSVLYTDDGIFDEYLILPSNPNIVLMDTEIIAKAPARLLASGMGDALATYFEARACEQSGALNMGGGLPTKAAMALAKLCFDTLIADGEKAMFAAQKCVCTKAVENIIEANTYLSGIGFESGGLAAAHAIHNGLTALEECHDLYHGEKVAFGTLVQLFLENAPMEEIDEVLFFCKNIGLPTSLEDLGVNSIEREKLLEVAKLACAPGETIHNMPFKVTPEKVLAAILAADNYGGY; encoded by the coding sequence ATGGAAAACATTATTTTATCACCAAGTAAATATATTCAGGGAGCTAACTCTTTAAGCAATATTGCTAAATATGCTAAAAAAAATGCTTTTATTATTGCTGATAACTTTGTTATGAGTATAACTGAAGATATTATAAAAGAAAGTTTTAAAAAAGAAAATTTAACTGCAACTTTTGAACTTTTTAATGGAGAGTGCTCTAAAAATGAGATTAACAGATTAAAAGAAATTCTAAAAGAAAAAAAATCTGAGATTATTATTGGAGTTGGAGGTGGGAAAACATTAGACACTGCAAAAGCTCTCGCTTATTATTCAAATCTTCCCGTTATAATTGTTCCTACTATTGCATCAACTGATGCTCCTTGTAGTGCTTTATCAGTTCTTTACACAGATGATGGTATTTTTGATGAATATTTAATTTTACCAAGTAATCCAAATATCGTTTTAATGGATACAGAGATCATTGCTAAGGCTCCAGCTAGACTTTTAGCTAGTGGAATGGGCGACGCCTTAGCAACATACTTTGAAGCTAGAGCATGTGAGCAATCAGGAGCTTTAAATATGGGTGGTGGACTTCCTACTAAAGCTGCTATGGCTCTTGCTAAACTATGCTTTGATACACTTATAGCAGATGGAGAAAAAGCTATGTTTGCTGCACAAAAATGTGTTTGTACAAAGGCAGTTGAAAATATTATTGAAGCTAATACATATTTAAGTGGTATTGGATTTGAAAGTGGCGGACTCGCTGCTGCTCATGCTATTCACAACGGGTTAACAGCTCTTGAAGAGTGTCATGACTTATATCATGGTGAAAAAGTAGCTTTTGGAACTTTAGTTCAACTATTCCTTGAAAATGCACCTATGGAAGAGATTGATGAAGTTTTATTTTTCTGTAAAAACATTGGGCTCCCAACATCTCTAGAGGATTTAGGAGTTAATTCCATCGAAAGAGAAAAACTTTTAGAAGTTGCTAAACTTGCTTGTGCACCAGGAGAAACAATTCATAATATGCCTTTTAAAGTTACTCCTGAAAAAGTTTTAGCTGCTATTTTAGCTGCTGACAACTATGGAGGATATTAA
- a CDS encoding PTS sugar transporter subunit IIB has protein sequence MKKILLLCSAGMSTSMVVKKMEAAAAAENIEVKIDAVGLEQFHELLPKYDVFLLGPQVRFKKAELAAIAAEAGKPLDVIDTMAYGTLNGKKILDFALSLSK, from the coding sequence ATGAAAAAAATATTATTACTTTGTTCTGCGGGAATGTCAACAAGTATGGTTGTTAAAAAAATGGAAGCTGCTGCTGCTGCTGAAAATATAGAAGTTAAAATTGATGCTGTAGGTTTAGAGCAATTCCACGAGTTATTACCTAAATATGATGTATTCCTTTTAGGTCCACAAGTTAGATTTAAGAAAGCTGAATTAGCTGCTATAGCTGCTGAAGCTGGAAAACCTTTAGATGTAATCGATACTATGGCTTACGGAACTTTAAACGGTAAGAAAATTTTAGACTTTGCTTTAAGCTTATCTAAATAA